A single window of Flavobacterium aestivum DNA harbors:
- the cydB gene encoding cytochrome d ubiquinol oxidase subunit II, producing the protein METFLGIDYPTLWYLVIGLLFSGYAILEGFDFGAGAWHLFFRKDLSRRIAINAIAPVWDANQVWLIIGGGALFAGFPVMYATMLSAMYVPFMLFLMLNVLRAAAIKFRSVEEMTWWRKSWDIIYSISSISIAFLLGVVLANILQGFALGPNFSYKGGVFFSFLNPYAIMVGFTTLSIFMTQGAIYLLLKTEGRLHARLTFLLKNGMIFFIISFGITTLYTLVFIPEVTANFRANPLYFVVPIISFLAVANVPRLVSKKRYMLALVFSSLTMAFLLILVALQLYPTLLISTIDPKYSVTIYNAASSQKSLGIMLTIVVIGAPLLAAYFFFLYRTFNGKVKLDDTSY; encoded by the coding sequence ATGGAAACTTTTTTAGGAATTGATTACCCTACATTATGGTATTTAGTAATCGGATTATTATTCTCGGGTTATGCTATTTTAGAAGGCTTTGATTTTGGTGCAGGTGCATGGCACTTATTTTTCAGAAAAGATTTAAGCCGAAGGATTGCAATAAACGCAATCGCTCCCGTTTGGGATGCCAATCAAGTTTGGCTAATTATTGGTGGTGGAGCATTATTTGCAGGATTTCCTGTAATGTATGCAACAATGCTATCTGCAATGTATGTTCCCTTTATGCTCTTTTTAATGTTAAATGTACTTCGGGCAGCTGCCATTAAATTTAGAAGTGTCGAAGAAATGACATGGTGGAGAAAAAGCTGGGATATAATCTACAGTATTTCAAGTATTTCCATCGCTTTTTTATTGGGTGTTGTTTTAGCTAATATCCTACAGGGCTTTGCTTTAGGACCTAATTTTAGTTATAAAGGTGGAGTGTTTTTTTCTTTCTTAAATCCATATGCCATTATGGTTGGATTTACAACATTATCTATTTTTATGACTCAAGGCGCTATCTATCTTTTATTAAAAACTGAAGGGCGATTACACGCTAGACTAACATTCTTGCTTAAAAATGGAATGATATTTTTTATCATAAGCTTTGGAATTACCACGCTTTATACTTTAGTTTTTATTCCTGAAGTAACTGCCAATTTCAGAGCCAATCCTCTTTATTTTGTTGTTCCCATAATATCCTTTTTGGCTGTAGCCAATGTTCCCCGATTGGTTTCAAAAAAGAGATACATGCTGGCATTAGTTTTCTCGTCATTAACAATGGCCTTTTTGCTTATACTCGTTGCTTTGCAATTGTATCCAACGCTTTTGATTTCAACAATAGATCCCAAGTACAGCGTAACGATTTATAATGCGGCTTCCTCACAAAAATCATTGGGTATAATGCTGACTATTGTTGTTATTGGAGCACCATTATTAGCTGCCTATTTTTTCTTTTTATACCGAACATTCAATGGAAAAGTAAAACTTGATGACACCAGTTATTAA
- a CDS encoding cytochrome ubiquinol oxidase subunit I, with protein sequence MDVEILARIQFAFTIAFHYIYPPLSIGIGLIMVIMEGLYIKTGNKDYEILTRFWIKIFALTFGIGVATGIIMEFEFGTNWAVYSRYVGDIFGSALAAEGLFAFGLESTFLGILLFGWNRVKPWVHFVSALGVFLGSMFSAVWIVVANSWQQTPAGYHIIGTGLNARAEVTDFWAMVFNPSSLDRIIHTWQGAILAGAFLVLSVHAYYIRKGRYVEISKKAFKIALVVATIFSLTQLLSGHSTADGVAVNQPAKLATMEGHFEKNKPADLYLMGWVDKENQKVTGIGIPGGLSFLVHNDFDAPIKGLNNFPVEDRPSQINAVFQFYHIMVAIGMALIGLTLYTSFLWWRGKLFDTKWLLWIFSFTVILPQIANQVGWFTAEMGRQPWVVYGQLRTSDAFSQEVASNQIVFSLVMFTVVYSLLLALFLYTVNKKIKHGPYDESKTTVTFKSF encoded by the coding sequence GGGTTAATAATGGTAATTATGGAGGGACTTTATATTAAAACCGGAAATAAAGACTATGAAATTTTGACTCGGTTTTGGATTAAAATATTCGCCTTAACTTTTGGAATTGGTGTTGCTACCGGAATTATAATGGAGTTTGAATTTGGAACCAATTGGGCTGTGTACTCAAGATATGTTGGCGATATTTTTGGAAGTGCATTAGCTGCAGAAGGATTATTTGCATTTGGCTTAGAGAGTACTTTTCTTGGAATATTACTTTTTGGGTGGAACCGTGTAAAACCTTGGGTACATTTTGTATCTGCTTTAGGTGTGTTCTTAGGTTCTATGTTCTCTGCTGTTTGGATTGTAGTTGCAAATTCCTGGCAACAAACTCCCGCGGGTTATCATATTATTGGTACAGGGTTAAATGCCCGTGCAGAAGTAACTGATTTTTGGGCAATGGTTTTCAATCCCTCAAGTCTAGATAGAATAATTCATACTTGGCAAGGAGCCATTTTAGCAGGCGCATTTTTGGTTTTAAGCGTGCATGCCTATTATATTAGAAAAGGACGTTATGTTGAAATATCTAAAAAAGCTTTCAAAATTGCTTTAGTTGTAGCCACCATTTTTTCACTTACCCAATTACTTTCAGGGCACAGTACTGCAGATGGAGTTGCGGTTAATCAACCAGCAAAACTCGCTACCATGGAAGGTCATTTTGAAAAAAACAAACCTGCCGATTTATATCTTATGGGTTGGGTAGATAAAGAAAATCAAAAAGTTACTGGTATTGGCATTCCTGGCGGATTATCGTTCTTAGTCCATAATGATTTTGATGCTCCCATAAAAGGATTAAATAATTTTCCTGTTGAAGACAGACCAAGTCAAATAAATGCAGTTTTTCAGTTTTATCACATTATGGTTGCCATAGGAATGGCATTGATAGGTCTTACATTATATACCAGTTTTTTATGGTGGCGAGGAAAACTATTTGATACCAAATGGCTCTTATGGATTTTCTCATTTACTGTCATTTTGCCTCAAATTGCCAATCAAGTAGGATGGTTTACTGCCGAAATGGGAAGACAACCTTGGGTCGTTTATGGACAATTAAGAACCAGCGACGCTTTTTCTCAAGAAGTTGCCTCCAATCAAATCGTTTTTTCATTGGTTATGTTTACAGTAGTTTACTCCCTATTACTGGCATTATTTTTATACACGGTCAATAAAAAAATAAAACATGGACCTTATGACGAGTCAAAAACAACGGTAACATTCAAATCCTTTTAA